A single Deinococcus betulae DNA region contains:
- a CDS encoding BamA/OMP85 family outer membrane protein: protein MRHPLTLAVTIALAAPAAAQTAGTVQEVTVVGTTELLTNFVRATLSVQTGAPLSSVNLRQVEQEVVASGYFKSAVAELRSVSGRDSLVITVVPNPTIKDVAITGLSFLPADGFKKSVADLLNIAPGATLNNVRIEEAKEALASNFQGEGYPFAPSISSEVKTEADGTVTVNFVVDETAPITRVEVEGVTLLPASTVTAIFKPLYDARRFTPDAYYAAVQGLQQAYDDAGYLQAGVNTQTTSLEGGVLKVRALEGRVTAVDTSDLESPQIALQTQAGQPITLAKLQADVRALANQTGQPVGFALQPNPQNPAQVTVLFGSAGVASGPVKTIAFQGNTLVPTATLQAAVKTKVGDVYSPQLAQDDFFALRDAYRQAGYEISTRDALTFENGTLTFNLREVRVAGYELQWQGNHKTKDRVILRELPEAGRAFNRNELNAALGRIARLGFVRVVTEQVRSDPANPESITYVVGLAETTSGIPVTLGLTYDSFAGGFGGDAGYTNNNVFGLGHNFTATLGGQQNEAGQNLVGNVAYTIPWLDIDFLDFRRVPTSVSAAAGSNVTGNQPLVSKAGDTPGSTDTGWDYTTRTTSFSVNAGRSLARNLYANVGVGVGYNVYYLEALQSSDKNTVTYTDANGATQTRTFSEADARALLPTNSLITGITAGLSYNSTDNGEFPGRGIKADLGARYKFGTQNNVSVRWTEIEGGASTYFGFGRDLEKSLGVTTKQQVFAVRANAGTTLGLDTAPLGTGYGVGGGGSANPARHIRGLNDSELFGPNYATASAEYRYDFGLKAGIAQGLYGVLFADAGTAWGTAANPDPSLKYGIGAGVQLNLGIGGTLLPSLRFDYGFSPQTGQGKFYFRLGNFW from the coding sequence ATGCGACACCCCCTGACCCTTGCCGTGACCATTGCTCTTGCCGCGCCCGCTGCCGCCCAGACGGCCGGAACGGTGCAGGAGGTCACGGTGGTCGGCACCACCGAGCTGCTGACCAATTTTGTGCGCGCCACCCTGTCGGTGCAGACCGGCGCGCCCCTGTCCAGCGTGAATCTGCGTCAGGTCGAGCAGGAAGTGGTCGCCAGCGGCTATTTCAAGAGCGCGGTGGCCGAGTTGCGCAGCGTCTCTGGCCGCGACAGCCTGGTGATTACGGTGGTGCCCAACCCGACCATCAAGGACGTGGCCATCACCGGCCTGAGCTTTCTGCCCGCCGACGGCTTTAAAAAGAGCGTGGCCGATCTGCTGAACATCGCCCCCGGCGCCACGCTGAACAACGTGCGGATTGAGGAGGCCAAAGAAGCCCTGGCTTCCAACTTCCAGGGCGAGGGCTACCCCTTTGCCCCCAGCATCAGCAGTGAGGTGAAAACCGAGGCCGACGGCACCGTCACCGTGAACTTCGTGGTGGACGAAACGGCCCCGATTACCCGCGTGGAGGTCGAGGGCGTCACCCTGCTGCCGGCCAGCACGGTGACGGCCATCTTTAAGCCACTGTACGACGCCCGCCGCTTTACCCCTGACGCCTACTACGCGGCTGTGCAGGGCCTCCAGCAGGCCTACGACGACGCCGGGTACCTGCAGGCAGGTGTGAACACCCAGACCACCTCGCTGGAAGGCGGCGTGCTGAAGGTGCGCGCCCTGGAAGGCCGCGTCACAGCGGTGGACACCAGCGACCTGGAGAGCCCCCAGATCGCGCTGCAAACCCAGGCCGGCCAGCCCATTACCCTGGCGAAGTTGCAGGCCGACGTGCGCGCCCTGGCCAACCAGACCGGGCAGCCGGTGGGCTTCGCCCTGCAACCCAACCCCCAGAACCCGGCCCAGGTGACGGTGCTGTTCGGTTCGGCGGGCGTGGCGTCTGGCCCAGTCAAGACGATTGCCTTCCAGGGCAATACCCTGGTGCCCACGGCCACGCTGCAGGCCGCCGTGAAAACGAAGGTGGGCGACGTGTACAGCCCCCAGCTGGCGCAGGACGATTTCTTTGCCCTGCGTGACGCCTACCGCCAGGCGGGCTACGAGATCAGCACGCGGGACGCCCTCACCTTCGAGAACGGCACGCTGACCTTTAACCTGCGCGAGGTGCGCGTAGCGGGCTACGAGTTGCAGTGGCAGGGCAACCACAAGACCAAGGACCGGGTGATTCTGCGCGAACTGCCCGAAGCGGGCCGGGCCTTTAACCGCAATGAGCTGAACGCTGCCCTGGGCCGCATCGCCCGTCTGGGCTTCGTGCGCGTGGTGACCGAGCAGGTACGCAGCGACCCGGCCAACCCCGAGAGCATCACCTACGTGGTGGGCCTGGCCGAGACGACCAGTGGCATTCCGGTGACGCTTGGCCTGACCTACGACTCGTTTGCGGGCGGCTTTGGTGGCGACGCTGGCTACACGAACAACAATGTCTTTGGCCTGGGTCACAACTTCACCGCGACCCTGGGGGGCCAGCAGAACGAGGCCGGGCAGAATCTGGTGGGCAACGTGGCCTACACGATTCCCTGGCTGGATATCGACTTCCTCGACTTCCGCCGGGTGCCGACCTCGGTGTCGGCGGCGGCCGGATCGAACGTGACGGGCAATCAGCCTCTGGTGAGCAAGGCGGGCGACACCCCTGGCAGCACCGACACTGGCTGGGATTACACCACCCGCACGACCAGCTTCAGCGTGAACGCAGGCCGCAGCCTCGCCCGCAACCTGTACGCCAATGTGGGCGTCGGCGTCGGCTACAACGTGTATTACCTGGAGGCCTTGCAGTCCAGTGACAAGAACACGGTGACCTATACGGACGCCAATGGCGCGACCCAGACCCGCACCTTCAGTGAGGCGGACGCCAGGGCGCTGCTGCCCACCAACTCGCTGATTACGGGCATTACGGCCGGCCTCAGCTACAACTCGACCGACAACGGCGAATTTCCTGGCCGGGGCATCAAGGCGGACCTGGGCGCGCGCTATAAGTTCGGCACGCAGAACAATGTCAGTGTACGCTGGACCGAGATTGAGGGCGGCGCCAGCACCTACTTCGGCTTCGGGCGAGACCTCGAAAAATCGCTCGGTGTGACCACCAAGCAGCAGGTCTTTGCCGTGCGGGCGAACGCGGGCACGACGCTGGGCCTGGACACCGCGCCGCTGGGCACTGGCTACGGCGTGGGCGGCGGCGGCTCGGCCAACCCGGCCCGCCACATCCGCGGCCTGAACGACAGCGAGCTGTTCGGCCCCAACTACGCGACCGCCAGCGCTGAATACCGTTACGACTTCGGCCTGAAAGCGGGCATTGCCCAGGGCCTGTACGGCGTGCTGTTTGCCGACGCCGGCACGGCCTGGGGGACGGCGGCCAACCCCGACCCCAGCCTCAAGTACGGCATCGGGGCCGGCGTGCAGCTGAACCTGGGCATCGGCGGCACCCTGCTGCCCAGCCTGCGCTTTGACTACGGCTTCAGCCCCCAGACAGGTCAGGGCAAGTTCTACTTCCGCCTCGGCAACT
- a CDS encoding YggS family pyridoxal phosphate enzyme, with protein MSVPQVLAAIRAAEADAGRPAGSARLVAVTKGQPLEAIERCVLACGAFPLAEGRAQELRDKAAAWPEQEWHFIGPLQRNKVKYLRPVTLVHGLEAAWQAEAIAQAAQGWGRAPDVLLQVQNGEAQKHGTEPAALPGLLREVQATGLTVRGLMVMAPDLDGHPDRDERLLNLFRETARRAQDLGLSELSMGMSGDYPLAVSAGATLVRVGRSLFS; from the coding sequence GTGAGTGTGCCGCAGGTGCTGGCCGCCATCCGCGCCGCCGAGGCCGACGCGGGCCGCCCGGCAGGTAGCGCCCGGCTGGTGGCGGTCACCAAAGGGCAGCCGCTGGAGGCCATCGAGCGCTGCGTGCTGGCCTGCGGCGCCTTTCCACTGGCCGAGGGCCGCGCCCAGGAACTGCGGGACAAAGCCGCCGCCTGGCCCGAGCAGGAGTGGCACTTTATCGGGCCGCTGCAACGCAACAAGGTCAAGTATCTGCGCCCAGTGACGCTGGTCCACGGCCTGGAAGCCGCGTGGCAGGCCGAGGCCATTGCCCAGGCCGCCCAGGGCTGGGGCCGCGCGCCAGACGTGCTGCTTCAGGTCCAGAATGGTGAAGCCCAGAAGCACGGCACCGAACCCGCCGCATTGCCGGGCCTCCTGCGCGAGGTGCAGGCCACCGGGCTGACGGTGCGCGGCCTGATGGTGATGGCGCCGGATCTGGACGGCCACCCCGACCGGGACGAGCGCCTGCTGAACCTCTTCCGAGAGACCGCACGGCGCGCGCAGGACCTGGGTCTGTCAGAGTTGAGCATGGGCATGAGCGGGGACTATCCGCTGGCCGTGTCTGCTGGAGCCACCCTGGTGCGGGTGGGAAGGAGCCTGTTCTCGTGA
- a CDS encoding DivIVA domain-containing protein: protein MKFTPLDVRHQEFPTRLGAYDRAAVRTFLGDLSDDIETLLQEQQALREQISTLQHELEEQRQHQDEIRRAVVAAERISHELRENAVREAELMVSEARTQRDALAGETQARREALEAGHRARMAELESAAQTRAADLERAHHDLSAGRERAQAERLADLERAFGERHAELTARLTGARQEYAQFLSAYRALTTSFSELAARHAAPEELALPQGTLPVAPRGAGPVAASGSGAPAGDSTAGPDAHAARRAAVAAGVALLTRPPLTPDPEERPLRVEGQQFL, encoded by the coding sequence GTGAAATTCACCCCCCTTGACGTGCGGCACCAGGAGTTCCCCACCCGGCTGGGCGCCTATGACCGCGCCGCTGTGCGCACCTTTCTGGGCGACCTGTCCGACGACATAGAAACCCTCTTGCAAGAGCAGCAGGCGCTGCGCGAGCAGATCAGCACGCTCCAGCACGAGCTTGAAGAACAGCGTCAGCATCAGGATGAAATTCGACGCGCGGTCGTGGCCGCCGAGCGCATTTCCCACGAGCTGCGCGAGAACGCCGTGCGCGAGGCCGAACTGATGGTGAGCGAGGCCCGCACCCAGCGCGACGCCCTGGCCGGCGAGACCCAGGCCCGGCGCGAGGCGCTTGAAGCCGGGCACCGCGCCCGCATGGCCGAGCTGGAAAGCGCCGCCCAGACGCGCGCCGCCGACCTGGAGCGCGCCCACCACGACCTCAGCGCCGGGCGGGAGCGGGCGCAGGCCGAGCGGCTGGCCGATCTGGAACGGGCGTTTGGCGAACGGCACGCCGAGCTCACGGCCCGCCTGACCGGTGCCCGCCAGGAATACGCGCAGTTTCTCAGCGCCTACCGCGCGCTGACCACTTCCTTTTCCGAGTTGGCGGCCCGCCACGCGGCGCCCGAAGAGCTGGCGCTGCCGCAGGGCACCCTCCCTGTGGCCCCGCGCGGCGCGGGCCCTGTGGCCGCTTCTGGCAGTGGCGCCCCGGCAGGCGACAGTACTGCCGGCCCAGATGCCCACGCCGCGCGCCGGGCGGCCGTGGCGGCGGGGGTGGCCCTGCTGACCCGGCCCCCCCTCACCCCCGACCCCGAGGAGCGTCCCCTGCGCGTGGAAGGGCAGCAGTTCCTTTGA
- a CDS encoding cytochrome P450, translating into MPTVSLPLTDPGFVRDPYPLLAELRAQTPVFYDPGMNRLVLTRHEDISAVLRSRRLGRSALHRYSRDELGWPPPDPRQATFDAFNSNHLLDSEPPKHTRLRSLVQLAFTPRRVEALAERIEAILEAQVHDLGQRDTFDLVADYAEPLPVTVIAELLGVPGSERHQLRPWSASIVKLYEPSSSAADQAEAEQAVVDFSALLRDLAAQRRAQPQDDLITALVQAEEHGDRLTEQELVDTCILLLNAGHEASVNGLSGGVLALLRQRHHWDALVAAAHAEDSLAIFRRAIEELLRFDTPLPMFERIVLDPLVIGGAALQPGDRVSLLYASGNRDPEKFTAPDELDLGRDPNPHLTFGLGIHYCLGAPLARLELALSLRALCRTLPKLRLANPEEPGHYTGGFVIRGLARLDVQPG; encoded by the coding sequence TTGCCCACTGTCTCGCTGCCGCTGACTGACCCCGGCTTTGTGCGGGACCCCTATCCCCTGCTGGCCGAACTGCGCGCCCAAACGCCCGTCTTCTACGACCCTGGTATGAACCGACTGGTGCTGACCCGCCACGAAGACATCAGCGCCGTGCTGCGCAGCCGCCGCCTGGGCCGCAGCGCCCTGCACCGCTACTCGCGCGACGAGCTGGGCTGGCCGCCCCCCGACCCGCGCCAGGCCACCTTTGACGCCTTTAACAGCAACCACCTGCTGGACAGCGAGCCGCCCAAGCACACCCGGCTGCGTTCGCTGGTGCAACTGGCCTTTACGCCCCGCCGGGTCGAGGCGCTGGCGGAGCGCATAGAGGCGATTTTAGAAGCGCAGGTGCACGACCTGGGGCAGAGGGACACTTTTGACCTGGTGGCCGACTACGCCGAACCTCTGCCAGTCACCGTGATTGCCGAACTGCTGGGCGTGCCTGGCTCCGAGCGCCATCAGCTGCGGCCCTGGTCGGCCTCGATTGTCAAGCTGTACGAACCGTCATCCAGCGCGGCCGACCAAGCCGAAGCCGAGCAGGCGGTGGTGGACTTCAGCGCCCTGCTACGCGACCTGGCCGCCCAGCGCCGTGCCCAGCCCCAGGACGACCTGATTACGGCGCTGGTGCAGGCCGAGGAACACGGCGACCGCCTGACCGAGCAGGAACTGGTGGACACCTGCATTCTGCTCCTGAACGCCGGACACGAAGCCAGCGTGAACGGCCTGTCGGGCGGGGTGCTGGCCCTGCTGCGCCAGCGGCACCACTGGGACGCCCTGGTAGCAGCGGCACACGCAGAGGACAGCCTGGCCATCTTTCGCCGGGCCATAGAGGAGCTGCTGCGCTTTGACACGCCACTGCCCATGTTCGAGCGGATTGTGCTGGACCCGCTGGTCATCGGCGGCGCGGCCCTACAGCCCGGCGACCGCGTGAGCCTGCTGTACGCCAGTGGCAACCGGGACCCCGAGAAATTCACGGCCCCCGACGAACTTGACCTGGGCCGCGACCCCAACCCCCACCTGACCTTTGGCCTGGGCATTCACTACTGCCTGGGGGCGCCGCTGGCCCGGCTGGAACTGGCCCTGAGCCTGCGCGCCCTGTGCCGCACCCTGCCGAAGCTGCGCCTGGCCAATCCCGAAGAGCCGGGACACTACACCGGCGGTTTTGTCATTCGCGGCCTGGCGCGGCTGGACGTACAGCCGGGGTGA
- a CDS encoding phosphotransferase enzyme family protein — protein sequence MHRVTPLGGGSINGAFQVDAGAGLFHLRVYRDPRRERAERELAAVQVARAAGVPTPAPAPTHQGGVLARLGEDWAALFERAPGQPIPRADLNPQTAAALGAFLATVHDRLPPEVPFEVPLLAPPASVARTEERLNAVRAAILALPDLDTTDRWALTHLEQRLLHLRTAPLPDTVPDLPTRFLHGDYHDGNVLFSNGHPSALIDWARCVQFQNMPERRRHVLPFPAARRCCFSLRSG from the coding sequence GTGCACCGGGTCACGCCCCTGGGTGGGGGCAGCATCAACGGGGCGTTCCAGGTTGATGCCGGGGCTGGCCTGTTTCACCTGCGCGTGTACCGGGACCCCCGCAGAGAACGCGCCGAGCGGGAGCTGGCGGCGGTGCAGGTGGCCCGCGCGGCGGGGGTGCCGACCCCGGCTCCTGCTCCCACGCATCAGGGCGGCGTTCTGGCCAGGCTGGGTGAGGACTGGGCGGCGCTGTTTGAACGGGCGCCGGGCCAGCCCATCCCCAGGGCTGACCTGAACCCGCAGACGGCTGCGGCCCTGGGCGCCTTCCTGGCCACCGTGCATGACCGGCTGCCACCAGAGGTACCGTTTGAGGTGCCCCTCCTGGCCCCACCAGCCAGCGTGGCGCGTACCGAGGAGCGGCTGAACGCTGTCCGCGCCGCCATCCTGGCTCTGCCTGACCTGGATACCACTGACCGCTGGGCGCTGACCCACTTAGAGCAGCGCCTCCTGCATCTGCGGACGGCACCTTTGCCTGACACGGTGCCCGATCTGCCCACCCGGTTTTTGCACGGCGATTACCATGACGGCAACGTCCTGTTCTCTAATGGCCACCCCAGCGCCCTGATTGACTGGGCGCGCTGCGTCCAATTCCAGAACATGCCAGAAAGGCGCCGGCATGTTCTTCCATTTCCCGCAGCACGCCGCTGTTGCTTCTCGCTCCGCTCGGGTTGA
- a CDS encoding helix-turn-helix domain-containing protein, producing MPKLLKVSEVADFTGTHERTVRRWIRDGRLSAVEHPSGLRVPRRSLWRFLGLDLALSA from the coding sequence ATGCCCAAACTGCTCAAGGTCAGCGAAGTGGCTGACTTTACCGGCACCCACGAACGTACCGTGCGCCGCTGGATTCGGGACGGCCGCCTGAGCGCGGTCGAGCATCCCAGTGGCCTGCGTGTGCCTCGCCGCTCGCTGTGGCGGTTTCTGGGGCTGGACCTGGCGCTGAGCGCGTAA
- a CDS encoding DUF554 domain-containing protein, which translates to MSLLDQLSGTLVNVGTVLGGTALGLLIGHRLPERTQRTLLQTLSLVTLFIGLDMAGSLNRVQGGAVPGVILALVSLALGAVLGEALSIEERLERLGDTLKRRFRGGGRFTEGFVAASLLFCIGPMTVVGGLQNGLTGDASTYILKSTLDGIAALALAGAYGIGVGFSAVTVLLLQGGISLAAGALASGLLGGADPDLLKTNPYVLLVTGAGGLTIIGISWNLMLAGLGFEDRRVRVGSLLPALLLAPLALWLATRLSS; encoded by the coding sequence GTGAGCCTGCTTGATCAGCTTTCGGGTACCCTGGTCAACGTGGGCACCGTGCTGGGGGGCACGGCCCTGGGCCTGCTGATCGGCCACCGTCTGCCCGAACGTACCCAGCGCACCCTGCTGCAAACCCTGAGTCTAGTGACGCTGTTTATCGGCCTGGACATGGCCGGTAGCCTGAACCGCGTTCAGGGCGGCGCCGTGCCCGGTGTGATTCTGGCCCTGGTCAGCCTGGCCCTCGGCGCGGTGCTGGGCGAGGCGCTGAGCATTGAAGAGCGGCTGGAGCGCCTGGGAGACACCCTGAAACGCCGGTTCCGGGGCGGCGGCCGCTTTACGGAAGGCTTTGTGGCCGCCAGCCTGCTGTTCTGTATTGGCCCCATGACTGTGGTGGGCGGGTTGCAAAACGGCCTGACGGGCGACGCATCAACCTACATCCTCAAAAGCACCCTGGACGGGATTGCCGCGCTGGCGCTGGCCGGCGCTTACGGCATCGGCGTGGGGTTCAGCGCTGTCACGGTGCTGCTGCTGCAGGGTGGAATCAGCCTGGCTGCCGGCGCCCTGGCAAGTGGGCTGCTGGGCGGCGCCGACCCCGACCTTTTAAAAACCAACCCTTATGTCCTGCTGGTCACGGGCGCGGGTGGCCTGACCATTATCGGCATTAGCTGGAACCTGATGCTGGCCGGGCTGGGTTTTGAAGACCGCCGGGTACGGGTCGGCAGCCTCCTGCCTGCGTTGCTGCTGGCGCCGCTGGCCCTGTGGCTGGCCACCCGCCTGAGCAGTTGA
- a CDS encoding helix-turn-helix domain-containing protein, translated as MRGDSLDLRQRIVHAVQNGLTQAEVARHFQVSLATVERYWRLHRQQQPLAPRPIPGSPPRVLPPEQHDVLLRQLEAHPDWTLAEHVTLWREQHGPLSIATLWRRIQSLHWTRKKDPACRGT; from the coding sequence ATGCGTGGAGATAGCCTCGACCTTCGACAACGGATCGTGCACGCCGTGCAAAACGGCCTGACCCAGGCCGAAGTCGCTCGGCACTTCCAGGTCAGTCTCGCCACCGTGGAACGGTACTGGCGACTCCACCGTCAGCAGCAACCGCTCGCTCCACGACCCATTCCCGGCAGTCCACCACGTGTCCTTCCACCTGAGCAGCACGACGTGCTGCTCAGGCAACTGGAAGCGCACCCGGACTGGACGCTGGCTGAACACGTCACACTGTGGCGTGAACAGCATGGTCCACTGTCGATCGCCACGCTGTGGCGCCGCATTCAGAGTCTGCACTGGACGAGAAAAAAAGACCCTGCATGCCGCGGAACGTGA
- a CDS encoding transposase — translation MDVDPNDLIYLDESGFHTSMTRTFARSPRGERAFGTVPRNRGTNVTLLCGVTLNGPCAA, via the coding sequence TTGGACGTCGACCCAAACGATCTGATCTACCTGGACGAGAGCGGGTTCCATACCAGCATGACGCGCACCTTCGCCCGCTCACCGCGCGGTGAGCGGGCCTTCGGGACGGTGCCCCGGAACCGGGGCACCAATGTGACGTTGCTGTGCGGTGTGACGCTGAATGGTCCCTGTGCCGCCTGA
- a CDS encoding transposase has product MNGDVFVTYVERVLGPELRAGQVVIMDNLGAHLRTEVRALIEAQGAVLVFLPPYSPDLNPIEMMFSKLKAETRRLEARTRTTASDAIHCAVHAVRPSDCAGWFKHCRYPQWL; this is encoded by the coding sequence GTGAATGGTGATGTGTTCGTGACGTACGTTGAGCGCGTCTTGGGCCCAGAACTTCGGGCCGGGCAGGTGGTGATCATGGATAACTTGGGCGCGCACCTCCGAACGGAGGTGCGCGCGTTGATTGAAGCGCAGGGCGCGGTGTTGGTGTTTCTACCGCCCTATTCGCCGGACTTGAATCCAATTGAAATGATGTTCTCTAAACTCAAGGCCGAAACGAGACGGCTCGAAGCACGGACGAGGACGACCGCCAGCGACGCGATTCACTGCGCGGTGCACGCCGTACGACCCAGCGATTGTGCGGGCTGGTTCAAGCACTGTCGTTACCCTCAATGGCTCTGA
- a CDS encoding transposase has protein sequence MLSVASTWTPRGSGCQFEIPTRWGSSGRINLMGCLSFDGPMTRLAVRELSGNCTGEQVIQFLDTVAQTCTPQRLTVVVVDNAPFHKGAALRQKIPQWEEQGLYLRYLPPYAPMLNQIEAVWRRLKGF, from the coding sequence ATGCTCTCTGTCGCTTCGACCTGGACGCCCCGAGGCTCGGGATGTCAGTTCGAGATCCCCACGCGGTGGGGATCAAGTGGGCGTATCAACCTCATGGGCTGTCTGAGCTTTGATGGGCCGATGACCCGTCTGGCCGTGCGCGAACTGAGCGGGAACTGCACGGGTGAACAGGTGATCCAATTCCTCGACACCGTGGCGCAGACCTGTACCCCACAGCGCTTGACTGTAGTCGTGGTGGACAATGCGCCCTTTCACAAGGGCGCCGCTCTGCGACAGAAGATTCCCCAGTGGGAGGAGCAGGGGCTGTATCTCCGGTATCTGCCGCCCTACGCGCCGATGTTGAATCAGATCGAAGCGGTCTGGCGACGACTCAAAGGGTTTTGA
- a CDS encoding winged helix-turn-helix domain-containing protein gives MGRPARRIEISEAADHQLRALEFNRHVHPKVRFRATLLRLHRVGWTVAQLAQHFDRNPQAVHNDLTRFEQQGVAGLADGQAPGKPPLVTSVIEPFLHEKLRKDRFWTASLLCEAVAQQFQVTMSPRTMTAHLHRLGYTWKRASTSPAKASDPTVIYEHAASIETLKRGHWTANFV, from the coding sequence ATGGGGCGTCCTGCTCGACGAATCGAGATCAGTGAAGCAGCCGATCACCAGCTCCGAGCACTGGAATTCAACAGACATGTGCATCCGAAAGTGCGTTTCCGTGCGACCTTGCTTCGTTTGCACCGCGTGGGTTGGACGGTTGCGCAGCTCGCGCAGCACTTTGACCGCAATCCGCAAGCGGTGCACAACGATCTGACGCGCTTTGAACAGCAGGGTGTGGCGGGGCTTGCCGATGGGCAAGCCCCAGGCAAACCGCCGTTGGTCACCTCTGTGATTGAGCCGTTTCTGCACGAGAAACTGCGCAAAGACCGCTTCTGGACGGCCTCGCTGCTCTGTGAAGCGGTCGCGCAGCAGTTTCAGGTGACGATGAGTCCTCGGACCATGACCGCGCACCTCCACCGTCTGGGCTACACCTGGAAGCGGGCGAGTACCTCGCCCGCCAAAGCCTCCGACCCGACCGTGATATACGAACATGCGGCGTCCATCGAGACACTGAAAAGGGGGCACTGGACGGCAAACTTCGTCTGA
- a CDS encoding DUF4384 domain-containing protein: protein MNTKGTLTLTALLGLSLAAASPAKITAQSIIVNPVETKLNVEVWVNKDASGKANPTYRKGERLNAAVKTNQDAYVYLFNVNANGEIDLFYPNSYEESNFVKAGVTRVFPPQGAKYTLTVGGPNGQDRLLALASKKELDLNDIARFAENQGFAEVRVKGQDNLARALSIVVNPLPADGWTTDVVTFRVGGTPVQGGATGTVTVTPGQGQPPAPQPQPQPTPNTSIEPGEKQDGSRDQAMVDAYARLKGEESLGTATTYAVAWGDGLWQKFGGVGAYGDAVLLHANGSSRSYAVHGALLERYLALAKAENGGVRPPSRLGWAAGDEKVIPRNTYGTSGLYGFFQSGALYGTEKYGTFWLTGDVLKTYQGLGGSGSFLGFPSRDQYQLSGAWAADFEGGTIRTVNGVPMVYRK from the coding sequence ATGAACACGAAAGGTACCCTGACCCTGACCGCCCTGCTGGGCCTGAGCCTGGCCGCCGCCAGCCCCGCCAAGATCACTGCCCAAAGCATCATCGTGAACCCTGTCGAGACCAAGCTGAACGTTGAAGTCTGGGTGAACAAAGACGCCAGCGGCAAGGCCAATCCCACTTACCGCAAGGGCGAGCGCCTGAACGCTGCGGTGAAAACCAACCAGGACGCCTACGTGTACCTGTTCAATGTCAACGCCAACGGCGAGATTGATCTGTTCTACCCCAACAGCTACGAGGAAAGTAACTTCGTCAAGGCCGGCGTCACCCGTGTCTTTCCTCCTCAGGGCGCGAAATACACCCTGACGGTGGGCGGCCCCAATGGGCAGGACCGCCTGCTGGCACTGGCCAGCAAGAAAGAACTGGACCTGAATGACATTGCCCGCTTTGCCGAGAATCAGGGCTTTGCCGAGGTCCGGGTCAAGGGGCAGGACAATCTGGCCCGCGCCCTGAGCATCGTGGTCAATCCTCTGCCGGCCGACGGCTGGACCACAGACGTGGTGACCTTCCGGGTGGGCGGCACCCCCGTGCAGGGCGGCGCGACAGGCACAGTGACCGTGACGCCCGGCCAGGGCCAGCCCCCAGCGCCCCAACCTCAGCCGCAGCCCACCCCCAACACCAGCATTGAGCCCGGTGAAAAACAGGACGGCAGCCGTGATCAGGCGATGGTTGACGCCTACGCACGCCTGAAGGGCGAAGAGAGCCTGGGCACCGCCACCACCTACGCCGTGGCCTGGGGCGACGGCCTGTGGCAGAAGTTCGGTGGGGTGGGCGCTTATGGGGACGCCGTGTTGCTGCACGCCAACGGGTCCAGCCGCTCTTATGCGGTGCATGGGGCGCTGCTGGAACGCTATCTGGCGCTGGCCAAGGCCGAGAACGGGGGCGTGCGTCCTCCCAGCCGCCTGGGCTGGGCCGCCGGTGACGAGAAGGTTATTCCGCGCAACACCTACGGCACCAGCGGCCTGTACGGCTTTTTCCAAAGTGGCGCGCTGTATGGCACTGAAAAATACGGCACCTTCTGGCTCACGGGCGACGTCCTGAAGACCTATCAGGGTCTGGGCGGCAGCGGCTCTTTCCTGGGCTTTCCCAGCCGCGACCAGTACCAGCTGAGCGGCGCCTGGGCCGCCGACTTTGAGGGTGGCACCATCCGCACCGTCAATGGCGTGCCAATGGTGTACCGCAAGTAA